The genome window gttcgattccaggctgtatcacaaccggccatgattgggagtcccataggacagagcacaattggcccagcgtcttccgggttagggtttggctgggtaggccgtcattgtaaataagaaattgttcttaacagatttgcctagttaaataaagggtaaataaaaaaatgatcaaATTGAGAATAATTTGAAGTACTCAAGCTATTGTTTGAGGAAACAAGCATTCTTTACCTAAATCAGTTCTGAGATTACATGTACATATTGGGATGTTGTAGTGACCTCTTGAGGATAAAATTAGTACTTTATGAAGTACTTTATTGAGCACATAAAGCATGTAAACTCAGCAGGGGCAGCAATATCAAGATTGTCAATGTATGATGTCTTATCCAGAAGTCCCAGACATGGCTGCAGTTGTTCTGCTTTCtttggtctgttccagtgttcctGTATCAGGCTGCTGGACAAGTCTGGTCTGGTGgaaccagccttattgctgcatTTACCATTCTATTTCAGTGAACAGAGCAATCAggctgggataggataaagtaatccttctaacccccccttaaaagatttagatgcactattgtaaagtggttgttccactggatattataggtgaatgcaccaatttgtaagtcgctctggataagagcgtctgctaaatgactaaaatgtaaatgtaaaatgttccaacAGTCTAGCTGAATAACACAAGGCACTTGTGTAGAATTTAGGAAATAAATTAGGAAAACAGGATATGGTGACTTCAGTCACTCAAGAATAAACTACGAGAACACTATTAGTTTAATAAAGTCACAATATTTGTGAACAGAGGAACATCCACTATACAGGATAATATATTCATAGAGATGAAGATTCAAATTGGGACAGCAGTAAAACATTCAAACAAAACAGCAATCTTTTTTTTCCAGGCCTAACAGTCCATTAAGTGAAATAAGCACTGTATTTTGGTCTCCACAAATAAAACAAGAACAATATGTCCATATTAATAAAAATTGCatagcaagacacacacacacacacacacacatattaaccTTTACATAAAAACCTTGATACTACAAGCAATGAAGATGGGAAACAGAGACACCGGATAGGACCAAAAGAACCTCTGCCTGCTTTGACTAATCAACAGAGTGAATATGCTTTATTTTTGACTGGACAAATGTATACCTATTTGAATCATATACACATCTGTTGATTATATTTATAGAGAAAATAAACTTGTGGGTATAACATTAAAGTTGTGAGCAGGCAAGCAAAGAGGTTTGTACCATGCATGGGTGTAGTAGATGTGTCAATGAAGCATGTGTCAACTGATGGCAGTGCAATCAGAGTGTCTCAGTGTTTCCTTAGTTTAATAAGGGGTTGTGATGAGGGGGTTTAACCAGCAAAACGGTAATTGACATGGATCTCTGGCTTGATGTCACACACCATCTTAAGCAGGTTGCCCAGCACCCCTTCCCGGTTCTGCTGGTAGCTGGTCTGGATGCTACCCATCTTGCCCACGGTCTCTTTGTCCACCTCTACAGCAGAGTTACCATGGGATCCAAGAGCCTAATGGAGAAATGGAAGACCGATTTAGGCCACCTTACAAGACAAACCACTTGAAACATACAGTAAGTATTAAATAAGTTATTATATGTTAAGGTCTTATCAATTTAGCTACCAACTACAGTGCCTTATGATTAGGAAAACATGACTCATGTTTCCCATTTGCAAATTAAAACTTTCCCCCAGTGTCTCACCGCAGCCTCCTTGGTCTTAAAATCCTTCTCCCTCTGCATACGGTACTGCTCAATCTCGGCCTGGGCTTCCTCCTTGGCCTGCTTCAGCCGACGGTTCTTACCTGATCAAACCGAAGGGAAAAAAAATCTGCACTTAGGCCTagtaagtgaaataaacaatgattAAATTCATCGTTCAATCAAGTTCCCAACTACGCAGTTTGTTGTGTGCTTCTTGACAAAATAGGAAGTGAAATCCTATTGTTTGATAGGGAAATGAGACTTAGTGAAAGAATTGTGAGGAAAGAAGCAAGTAGCCTACAATCAAGGCATAGATTTTAAGTCTGGGCCTAGTCTGGGGCTAAAAACCATGTTCAGTGGAGAATATCCATTTAAAGTGTTTAGTCCAGAGGTAGGCCTAATCGGGGTCTGGGAAACCAACCGTTGGAGTAGACTGAAGGGTAACGGATACATTTAGATTTGTCAATTTTCCCTTTAAAACAGAGgcaacttttttttaaacaagctccGACAGGGAAACAAAATCGTTTTGAATGGTcaaccaactcggaattccaagtaaggaactcgggcctctttctaaagCTTCGACTTTGCGACCTGAAGATTACTGACGAGTTCACGGTTGTCTTAAACGCCATTAAATCTATACAGGAAGTCTGTCCGAACCTAATTGCGCAGCTGTAAGCAAGCGGGTCGGATCTGCTGGCTAGGTAGCTAGTCATCTTTGATTGAAGGCTTGCCATCTTCACACTTTGCAGTTAGGAATAAATATATATGTTGGCTGTCAAATCTGGGGTTTATTACAGTAGTTGTTTATAATTAAAATTTTACTTATGCCATTAACTAGCTACCTTCCAGAAAAAAAGTTAAactaagctagctaacgttaactaatcAAGGTATCTACGCCGTTCAATGACAGCAGATTTTAACTTACGTTTGCGGGCTTCTGCTACTTTTTCTGCAGCTCGTTTTTCAGCTTGCAAAAGCTGCTGGATACCCTGGGACTGGCTAGCCATTGTTTAGTTCGGAGAGAAACAGACGGACAAGAATGTGGTTCCTCCAGCTGCTGTTCTGTGTTTGCAGCGAAGGTTGGTGAATTTACTGCAGTCAGCTGACAGCGCGTCACAGACAGAAGGGGTAACCCTGACACGTCCAGTCGCGTGTAGTGTGAGAGGGTGAAACTGGGCCAACATTCTGCaaattttctcatcgatgaaactGATCAATACATTATTATTTTCCCAAAACTATGTCACGAACAGCGTATACGTTTTAGACTTGACGCTTTGCCAAAGTTACGATGTTTAGACGGCGTGGAAGGTTGAATTGAGTTTGTGCACACGCGCACTTCAGAGGAGGCGTCCCCTAACTGAAATATACTATTTTAGGTTAGAAGTATCTTTGAtatcgttgtcaggctcaaaccACATGATTGGGTAATTATTGGAGTGCGGTCGGTTTGCGTCGGTGCCGTATTacagctgttgctagctaatttgtcctgggatataaacattgagttgttattttacctgaaatgcacaatgtattctactccaacagttaatccacacataaaacggccaaccgaatagtttctagtcatctctcctccttccaagcTTTTTCATCTTTGCCACGACAACTGCCAAAACATTTCGTCTTTCAATcgcccacgtgggtataaccaatgaggatggcacgtgggtacctgcttctataaaccaatgaggagatgggagaggcaggacttgcagcacgatctgcgtcagaaatagaaaggagttctattttagcacttggcatcgcagacgctcGTTTGGTGcgagagcagtgtgggtgcaataattgaataacatgtatttctaaatttattttgcgacgctcgtgcacgcgacgtgtccggtctggtcagcatgtaataacacacaacattgttcaatgtttCACTTGACTTTCTTTAGCATAATATTtctaacaagaatttaagctttctgccaatatcagatgtgtctttgtcctgggaaatgttctagttacttacaacctcatgctaatcgcattagccaacGTTAGTTctgaattc of Salmo salar chromosome ssa01, Ssal_v3.1, whole genome shotgun sequence contains these proteins:
- the LOC106567829 gene encoding V-type proton ATPase subunit G 1; its protein translation is MASQSQGIQQLLQAEKRAAEKVAEARKRKNRRLKQAKEEAQAEIEQYRMQREKDFKTKEAAALGSHGNSAVEVDKETVGKMGSIQTSYQQNREGVLGNLLKMVCDIKPEIHVNYRFAG